A single Antechinus flavipes isolate AdamAnt ecotype Samford, QLD, Australia chromosome 5, AdamAnt_v2, whole genome shotgun sequence DNA region contains:
- the LOC127564643 gene encoding C-C chemokine receptor type 5-like, which translates to MDDLTTSPFYYDYKAPCQNFDVKYTASRLLPPLYSLVFISGFVGNALVFLILIRCKKLKSMTDIYLLNLAISDLLFIITLPFWAHYAADQWIFGDVLCKLLTGFYQMGFFGGVFFIILLTIDRYLAIVHAVFALKARTVTFGILTSVITWVVAGFASLPAIIFTKSQKEGIQNTCSYHFPPDQSVIWKNFQTLKMNLLGLVLPLIIMIICYSGIIQTLLRCRNEKKKHKAVRLIFVIMIVYFLFWAPYNIVLLLNTFQIFFGLDNCESSKNLDRAMQLTETLGMTHCCINPVIYAFVGEKFRRYLSTFFRKYIVRNFCKQCPIFHGEALDRVSSTFTPSTGEQEVSAGL; encoded by the coding sequence ATGGACGACTTGACTACCTCCCCATTCTACTATGATTATAAAGCTCCCTGCCAAAACTTTGATGTGAAGTACACAGCGTCACGGCTCCTCCCCCCACTCTACTCCCTAGTGTTCATTTCTGGCTTTGTGGGCAATGCCCTAGTTTTTCTCATCTTGATAAGGTGTAAAAAACTGAAAAGCATGACTGACATCTATCTGCTCAATCTGGCCATCTCTGATTTACTTTTTATCATCACCCTCCCATTTTGGGCTCACTATGCTGCAGATCAGTGGATCTTTGGAGATGTCCTGTGTAAGCTGCTGACAGGATTCTATCAGATGGGGTTCTTTGGAGGAGTATTCTTCATCATCCTCCTGACCATCGATCGGTACCTGGCCATTGTCCATGCTGTGTTTGCCCTAAAAGCTAGAACAGTCACCTTTGGCATTTTGACAAGTGTCATCACCTGGGTGGTGGCTGGGTTTGCCTCTCTCCCAGCAATTATCTTCACCAAATCTCAGAAAGAAGGCATCCAGAACACCTGCAGCTATCATTTCCCACCAGATCAGTCTGTTATCTGGAAGAACTTTCAAACTTTAAAGATGAATCTTTTGGGGCTAGTGTTACCCCTCATTATTATGATCATCTGCTACTCAGGAATCATACAAACATTGCTGAGATGCCGAAATGAGAAGAAGAAACATAAGGCAGTGAGGTTAATCTTTGTGATTATGATTGTTTACTTTCTCTTCTGGGCCCCCTATAACATCGTGCTTCTCTTGAAcacattccaaattttctttggTCTGGACAATTGTGAGAGCTCCAAGAATCTGGACAGAGCCATGCAATTGACAGAAACACTTGGAATGACTCACTGCTGTATCAACCCAGTGATTTATGCCTTTGTTGGGGAAAAATTTAGGAGATATCTCTCTACTTTCTTCCGCAAATATATTGTCCGGAATTTCTGCAAACAATGCCCCATTTTCCATGGGGAGGCACTTGACAGAGTGAGCTCAACCTTTACCCCATCTACTGGGGAGCAAGAAGTCTCTGCtggtttgtaa